The window CAAACTCGAAAATGGAAACTGGGAAGTTGGTGTTCATATTGCAGACGTTTCTCATTACGTGGTTCCAGGAACTATTTTAGATGATGAAGCGTACGAAAGAGCTACGTCAGTTTATTTGGTAGACCGCGTTGTACCGATGCTTCCGGAAGTTTTGAGTAATGATGTTTGTTCGCTTCGTCCGAATGAAGATAAATATACTTTCTCAGCTGTTTTTGAATTGAATGATAAAGCAGAAATTCAGAAAGAATGGTTTGGAAGAACGGTTATTCATTCCGACAGAAGATTTTCTTATGAAGAAGCTCAGGAAAGAATTGAGACCAAAGAGGGCGATTTGCAGGAAGAGATTAATATTCTCGACGATTTAGCAAAAATTATGCGTGCTGCACGTATTAAAAACGGTGCAATTACCTTTGACAGAAGCGAGGTTCGATTTAATTTAGATGAAAACAATCAGCCGATTGGAGTTTACTTTAAAATCAGTAAAGATTCTAATCATTTGATTGAAGAATTTATGTTGCTGGCGAATAAAAAAGTTTCAGAATTTGTTTCGCTTAAAAAAGGAAGTCCAAATGGAAACACCTTTATTTATAGAATTCACGATGATCCGGATCCTGCAAAATTGGAAGCTTTAAGAGATTTTGTTTCTACTTTTGGATATAAAATAGATTTGGCGAATACCAAAAAAGTGGCTGAATCTTTAAATACTTTATTGAAAGATGTAAAAGGAAAAGGCGAAGAAAACATGATCGAAACTCTGGCAATGCGAAGCATGAGCAAAGCAGTTTATTCTACCGAGCCCATTGGTCACTACGGTTTAGGATTTGATTATTATTCGCACTTCACCTCTCCTATCCGTCGTTATCCCGATTTGCTTGCCCATAGATTGTTGCAGCATTATTTGGATGGAGGAAAATCTCCAGACAGACATGAGTTGGAAGAAAAAGCAAAACACTGCAGTGCAATGGAACGTTTGGCAGCCGATGCAGAAAGAGATTCTATCAAGTTTATGCAGGTGAAATTTATGGAGAAACATTTGGGAGAAACTTTTACGGGTGTTATTTCGGGTGTGGCAGAATTTGGTTTCTGGGTTCAAATTCCTGAAAACGGCGCAGAAGGTTTAATTAAATTGCGAGATTTAATGGATGATTCTTACACTTACGACAAAGCTACTCACGCAGTTTACGGTTCACGAACTGGAAACAGATACCAATTAGGAGATCAGTTGCAGATTAAAGTGGTAAAAGCCAATTTAATCCAGAAACAACTTGATTTTAAAATTGTTGAATAGAATTTTTTAATCTAATTAAGATAGAAAGACCGCATTTTGCGGTCTTTTTTGTTTTCTAAAATACGTCAAGTTTTGTCGCAACCGCAGTTTAAATTTGCCTAAGAAACGTTTCAAAGATTTATTTTTTTAATTAAAAAACAAAAAAAATGGAAAAATTTAATGACGACTTAGGAGATTTATCACAATTTAAAATCCTGAATTTTGATGATGTAAAGAAGGGCTTTTTAGGAACAGATCCTTTTGAAGGAGTAAGAACAAACAAAACCTTTCAGGAAATCTCTAATGAAATTGCACTAACTACACCTTTTGGTAAGCACAGCGAATTTTATAGAGAGCTTAGAGAAATTATAAAAGGACAAATACCAATATTGTAATCTATGGGAACTTGGAAATATGAAATAGTGCATGATTATGATGCTACAAAACTCATCAACGAATTTCGGGAAGAAAATTTAAAGCTTAAAAATTCTAAAGGAATGGATGATGACGAAACAGATTGTATCATATATGCAGAAAAAGATGATCACACAATTAGTTTGGGACGGGTATTATTGGTGAAAATGAGCGATGCAATGATAAAATACTATTATGAATATAAAGACCCTAATTATCTACCAAAATATTGGGCAAAATATATTTATGATGAAAATAAAAAAAACAAGACTTTTCAATTTAATGAAGAAGAAATTTCGGATGCTTTTTTAGATTCCATAAAATTACAGACAAAGTTGCTGAATACATCAGCATTAGACTTGCAGAATTATTTTAAAAAAGTAACTGAAAATCTTTCTGATAATGTTCGTAAAGAGGAAAAATTTACAAGAGAACAATGGGATCCTACTTTAAAATCAGATGAATATCTTTTTGCAAGACCTGAGCTTGCGATTAATTATTTTTTACAAAAATGCGATTCTTTAAAAAAAGCGCTTACCAACATCAAGAAACAGCTAGATCATATCAAATCTTTTAAAGTAATTGGTAAGGAATATAAAGTACAAACCATTGACGATATCATTAAAGGAATTGATGAGCAAATAAAAAGTATTGAAACTCTTAAAAATTGGCTGGTTGAAAATAGAGATGATATTAAATTAAACATAGCATATTTCTGTGGTATTTTTAACGGCATTGTAGAATTTATTGCTGGCTTTATAGATATTGGTCTTTTAGCAATAAACATTGTAATAGGTGAAATATTAAGCGAGGAAACTAATCTGGAATTTTTAGAGATTAGAGAAGCAGTAGAAGAAATGCTTAGCAAAATTTTACAAGATCCGGCAAAAGTTTTTAATGATGTGATAGAAGCGATTAAGAATTATAAATATTCTCGTTATGACGACCCGAAGCTTAATCAATATCAGTTGCAATATAATGAAGGAGAAGACTCTGTTTTGGCTACAGATATTATTATTACAATCATTTTAATTATTAAAGCAATTGTACAACTTGCCAAGCTTTTACCTAAATTTACTATATGGATTCAAAAGATATTGTCAAGAGGCGGAAAAGGAGCAAGAAAAATCATTAATAAAATAAAAAAAATCACTTTAGAAGATGTCCTTAAGTGGAATAAAAAAGATTGGTTAACCGCCAAAATATTAAAATTTAGTGATGATGGAGCTACATTTCGTAATTCAATTAAATTGTTATAAAGAGAGGAAGAAAATATATTTAATATTGTTGCTCACGGTAGTGATAATGGGAAATTTGTTGATTACATGGGAACATGGAATAAGGCAGAAGACTATGCAAATATTATAAAGGCCGAAGGATGGACAGAAGGAACTCCAATAAGATTAGTCTCTTGTTATTCAGGTTCTATAAAAAATGGCTTCGCAGCTAAATTATCTAAAATACTGAAGGTGGAAGTAGAAGCTCCCACTCTTAGGATTAGAGTTGATGACCTAGGTAACTTTGTTCATGACAAAAATGGAAAATTTATTAAATTCAAACCTTAAAATAAAAAAATATGAAATTTATAGGATTTATAAAAAAGCATGATAATTACTTCTTTGCAAAAGATTTACAAAAATATTTTTTAGCAGGTACTGAGGAAAATATACATAGAAATGAAGTTCTAGAGTATCTGAAAAAAGGAATATTATGTGGTGCAATAATGTGTATTGCTGAAGACACTGATGATGAGAGAATGGGTTCAGTCTCTGCATATACTGATGGTGAGTGGTATTGGCCAGAGTATTTGGCAAATTATTTGAAGAAATATCAGAATTTTAAACTTGATGAAGATTTTGTAAACCATGTGCTAAAAAATAAAGAAAAAAAAATAAAATTAAATGAAGAAGAAGTTTCTAAATTAGAAAATGAGTTTTTTAAGATTGCTTGGGATAAGTAATTTTAATAAGCATGTTAAACTCTGAAGTTAAAATACTTCAGAGTTTTCTTCGGTAGCAGAAATGATTAGTTTTATCTTCAAAAAATATTAATTTTATTAAATGACAATACAATGAACGAAATAAGCAAAAAACTACTTTTAGAAATAATGTCTTATCTGAACACGAGAAAATTTAAAGAAAATGATAAATATGTAATAAAAGCATTTGAAAAATTAGGTGACAATTTAGTATTCACAAGAACAAGTAATTTATTAAGTTGGTTAAATTCGCAACATCATCTTTCAGATACAAACCTGGAAGTATATAATGTCCATGAAGATTTTATGGATTCTGAAGATTTTGAAGAGGTTTACAATGAATTTAAAAATTTATTTAAATATTTACCAGAATTAAAAGAAATATTTGTACTAAAGGAAAAACATATAGAATTCAATCCATCTTTAAGCAAAAATGACATTCAAGAGATTTATGAGTTTGTGAAAACTAACTATATAATCAACCCTAAGCGTATCACTCGTTATAAAAGACCTGAATAGATTAATGTAAATTTTGATAGCCACAATTCACTGAAAGATAATATATGCATTCAAGAAGTTCACTAAATAAATTTACACAAAAAGTTCAAAAACAATTTGAAAATGCTGGATTTTCAGAATCAAACAATCTAATCAAACAATATAAAGAAGTTTATAGGTTTGATGAATTTCCTAGTTTTTTGAAAACTTTTTTATCAAAATGTGGATCTATTGTGGTTTTAGATATAAAATCTTTTGAATCAGATGTAATAAATAAACTAACGATAAGCCCTGAATATGCTTTTTTTGAGTATGAAAAATATCCAGATGAAGATTACGACTATTATGAAAAAATAATAGGTAAAAAAATATTTCCATTTGGAAGTTTTGATCCTGATGGGTATAGAATTGCTTGTGATTCTGAGGGAAAAATATATATGCTCGGAGATTATATTTTTAGAATATCAGACAACTTTGTACAAGGGATAGAAATTTTAATTACTTATGATTGGAGTAATGGCTTTTATCAATTAGATGAAGATACAAGAAATTGGATTAAAAATAAACGATGGGATGATTAAATAATTAACACCGCTTCAGAAACGAAGCGGTGTTTAATTTTACATGGAAGTAAAAAATATACCAATAATTTCCGATTTTGCAGATGGTATAAAGATTAGAGGCTATGCTAAAGATGAATTACTATTTTTACGAGGAAGAAAATTCGTAGTAGATAGCTTTGAAGAAATAGATAATAATTTTTTAATAACTTTAATAGAAAAATAAAATGACTAATAAGGAGTTTTTACAAAAAATTCTTGCTGATTGAGAAAAATTTTGGAATGAAAAATATCCCAATATGAGCATAGAAGAAAAGAAAAAATATTGGTTGGCAAGTACTCATAAAGGAATGAGAACACAGGGCGAGGCTTTTGGTGACGAATATTCAGAATTTTCTAAAGAATGGCATGATTTTGCCACAGCTCATGAGCCAGATTTTGATGAGATATTTGATTATGTTACCAAGAATTTAGGCTTTGAGTTTGATTGGGAAGAATATAACAAACGGATTAAAAAGTAAATTTGCTAGGCTATCTAAAAAGAGATAGTCTAGTTTTAATATAAAACAAACTCTCTTTTTAAACCACAATAAAAATATAATCTTTAAATTTGGATTTGAAACAAATTTTAAATGTTTGAACTTATATTATCGGCCATTGGTCTGGGCTTTATGTTGAGCCTGGTTTTCATTGGTCCTATTTTTTTTCTTTTGATTGAAACCAGCTTCACAAGAGGTCCTAAACACGCATTAGCTTTAGATTTTGGTGTTATTACGGCAGATTTACTATGTATTATTGCAGCGTATTACGCCAGTGCAGATATTGTTGATTTAATTGATAAACATCCAGGATTTTACAGAATTACATCGATACTCATCCTTACCTACGGAATTATCATGATGGTAACCAAAACCAAAATGCATATGCCCGGAGAAGAAAAAATAATCAGTCAGAATTACTTTAGAACATTTATCAATGGTTTTTTATTAAACCTGCTCAATGTTGGGGTAATTCTTTTTTGGTTAGTAACGGTTATTGGCGTAAGGAATCAATATCCTGATACAGAAACGCTCATTCTTTACTTAGCAATTGTTATTGCAACTTATCTTTTAATAGATTTTGCTAAAATTTTTCTTTCAAAACAGTTCCACGACAGACTTACTCAAAAACTGGCAAATAATATCAGAAAAGGAGTTGGTGTCGTTTTAATTATTTTCAGTTTTTTCATATTTCTTCAGAGCTTTAAAATGTTTAATCAGTTTGATAAACAATTGGAAGAAGCTGAAAAAAAAGGATTAAAATATAAAAACAGTAATTAAAATCTTAATCATTTTTCAATTGAAATATCTTGGGTTTCTTTGCTAGGTAGAACGCGTCTGCGAACAAAAAATATGCAGAATAGGAGTAAAATAAATCTTTGGGAACTTTGCATTAAATTTAAGAATCACTAAAATAATTATATTAAAAAACAACAACTGATTAATGAAAATATTTCCCAAATCACTTAAAAAAGGCGACAAAATTGCCATCATTTCTCCTGCTGGTTCTGTAGAGCCAACCCAATTGGAAAAAGGAATTGAAATGATTAAATCTAAAGGTTTTGAACCTGTTTTGGGTGAAAATCTTTACACCAAATTTTCAAACGGATATAATTACGCCGGAACTGAGCAACAAAGGCTGAAAGATATAAGTTGGGCTTTAAATGACAGCGAAATTTCTGCAGTTTGGGCTTCAAGAGGTGGTTATGGATGTCAACATTTGGTTGAAGATTTAGATTTAAAAGAATTTAAAAAAAAACCGAAATGGTATATCGGTTATTCTGATAATACAGTGATACAAAGTTATTTGTATAAAAAAGGTTTTGCTTCCATTCACGGGCAGACTATTAAAACATCAAGCTTTGGAGTTACCGAAGAAAGTTATGATCTGCTTTTTGATATTTTAAAAGGAAGAAAACCAAAATATAGTTTAAAATCAAATCAATTTAATAAAAAAGGAAATGTTGAAGGAGAATTGGTTGGCGGTAATTTAGCCCTAATTTATGCGCTTTTAGGAACCAAATATTCTTTTGACTTTAAAGATAAAATATTATTCATCGAAGATATTGGTGAGAATTTTTATGCACTCGATAGAATGATGATGAGCTTAGAATTAGCCGGAGTTTTTACAAAAATAAAAGGTTTAATTGTTGGTGGAATGACCAATATGGGCGACGAAAAAGACAACAAACAATATGAAGAAAGTTTTGATGTATTTGCAAATCAACTTATATCAGAAAGAATCTCAAAGTATAATTTCCCGGTTGTTTTTAATTTTCCAAATGGACATATTAAAGATAACCGACCTTTGATTATTGGAAGTCAGGTTAAGGTAAAGGTTAATGATAAGGTAAAGGTTGAATTTTAAATAAACCCTAAAATTCTCCTACTCTCAAACACTCCAACTCAAATGGCAGATCACAACGAATTAGGTAAAGAAGCAGAAAACCTTGCAGCAGAGTTTCTATTAAAAAACGGCTATAAAATTCTTGTGCGAAACTTTCGTTATCTAAAAGCTGAAATTGATATTATTGCTGAAAAAGATAATCTCATTATTATCACAGAAGTAAAAGCAAGATCTACTGATTTCTTTATTCTTCCGCAGGAAGCTGTTACAAAAGGAAAAATAAAATTGATTGTTACCGCAGCCAATCATTTTATGGAAAAATTTAATAAAGATCAGGAAGTAAGATTTGATATTATTTCTGTTCTTCCCGACGAAAAAGGAAAATTAATTATAGAACATATTCCAGATGCTTTTGAAGCATTTGATGCAAACTGAATTAATGTAACAATTTAACAATCTATCAATGTACCAATTATTGGTAAACTGTTATATTGATCCATTGTTAAATTTAAAATTGAAAATTTTTATGAAAACAATACTCATCACCGGAGCAACTTCCGGAATAGGAAAATCTACCGCTGAGCTTTTAGCTAAACAAGGAAACAGAATTATCATTTGTGGAAGACGACCTGAAGTTTTAGAATCTGTGAAAGCAGAATTATCAGAATTAACCGAAGTATTTAGTTTAAAGTTTGATGTTAGAAATCTTGAAGAAGTTGAAAATACGATTGCATCACTTCCGGAAGAATGGAAAAATATTGATGTATTAATTAATAACGCAGGTAATGCACATGGCTTAGAGCCACTTTCGGCAGGAAGTACAGATGATTGGGATTCTATGATTGACGGAAATGTAAAAGGACTTTTGTATGTTTCTAAAACGCTTATTCCGATGATGAAAGAAAGGAATTCCGGACAGATTATTAATATCAGTTCGGTTGCGGCAAGACAAACCTATGCAAATGGTGTGGTTTATTGTGCAACTAAAAAAGCCGTTGATGTGATTTCTGAAGGAATGAGAATAGAACTTACTGAATTCGGAATCAGAGTCACCAATATTCAGCCGGGAGCTGTAGAAACCGATTTTTCTTTAATCAGGTTTAAAGGCGACCAGGAAAGAGCGGCAACCGTTTATGCAGGTTATGAGGCTTTAAAAGCTGAAGATATTGCCGATGCGATTGCTTATTGCATTAATGCTCCACAACATGTTACAGTTTCTGATATGACGATTTATCCGAGTGCACAGAGCGAGCCGAGAACAATTTATAGAAAGCAGTAATTTGAAATGTCTAATTTGAGAATTTGAAAATGAGATTCTTCCCTATTCTATTTCTTTTTTGCTTTGTTTTTGGATTTTCTCAACAATATTCAAGAGAAGAGAAAAAGGTTTTATTACAAGCTAAAAAACTTGATTCTCTGATGATGAAAAATGATGCTCGAATCGTTAGTCTGTTTTGTTCAGACGTTTCATTTGGACATTCAAATGGCTGGATTCAGAATCTGGATGATTTTAAGAAAGATTTTTCATTAAAAAAAGTCAGTTATAAAAAAATCAAGCAACTTGAAATTTCAGAATTGAAACAGTTTAAAAGCACAATAAGCATCCGAAGAACTATAAAAGTTGAAGGTCTTTACAAAAATCAGGATTTTGAAATGAAATTAGGCTTACTTGAAATTTGGATTAAAAAGAAATCTAATTGGAAATTGTGGAGCCGACAAAGTGTGGAAATAAAGCCATAAATTTGTACATAATATCAACACAATGGACGAAGAAATTCAAAAGTTTTTAATCTACAATACGCCTAATGAAAAAGTTAGGGTTGATGTTTTTTTGCAAAACGAGACACTTTGGCTCACGCAAAAGGCGATGGCAAAGTTGTTTGACGTAGCTAAATCTACAGTAAGTGAGCATCTTACCAATATTTTTAATACTGAAGAGCTAAGTAGAGGAGCAACTGTTCGGGAATTCCGAACAGTTCAAATTGAAGGTGACAGAAATGTTACCAGAAATCTTGAATATTATAATCTTGATGCTATTATTTCAGTCGGCTATCGTGTAAATTCATCAAAAGCAACACAATTTAGAATTTGGGCGACCCAAACTTTAAAGGAATTTATTATCAAAGGTTTTGTGATTGATGATGAAAGACTGAAGCAAGGCCAAAATGCATTTGGCAAAGATTATTTTAAAGAACTTCTTCAGAGAATTCGCTCCATTCGGGCAAGTGAAAGAAGAGTTTATCAGCAAATCACGGATATTTTTGCTGAATGCAGTATTGATTATGATAGAAATTCAGACATCACGAAGAACTTTTATGCAATAGTTCAGAATAAATTTCACTTTGCAATAACCGGTAAAACTGCAGCAGAAATTATCTATCAGAAAGCCGATAGTAAAGAAGAAAATATGGGCTTAACCAATTGGAAACATTCCCCTGACGGAAGAATTTTAAAATCTGATGTAATTGTTGCCAAAAATTATTTATCTGAGAAAGAAATTCAACAATTAGAACGGACTGTTACTGGTTATTTTGATTACATCGAAGGTTTAATTGAGAGAGAAAATACTTTTACAATGGAATCTTTAGCAAAAAGTGTCAATAGGTTTTTAGATTTTAACGAATATAAAGTCTTAGAAGGAAAAGGAAGAATTGCGAAAATTGAGGCTGATAAAAAAGCTGTTTCTGAGTATGAGACTTTCAATAAGACACAGAAGATCATTTCAGATTTTGATAAGGAAATTAAAAAACTAAGTAAAAAAGATAAGTTATAGAACTTATAAAATTAATTTAAAATGAAAATACTATATCTCGAAACGTCCTCGAAAAACTGTTCTGTAGCCATTTCGGATGGTGAAAAATTGCTTTGCTCCACAGAAGAAGTTTCAGAAAACTATAAACAGAGCGAATCGCTGCACATTTTTGTAGAATGGGCTTTGGAAGGTGCCAACTTATCGATGAAAGATATTGAAGCTATTTCTTTGGGAAAAGGACCAGGTTCTTATACCGGTTTGAGAATCGGAGCTGCATCTGCGAAAGGTTTTTGCTACGGACTTAAAATTCCTTTGATTGCAGTAAATTCCATGGAAAGTATGATAGAGCCTTTTTTAGGACAAAACTATGAATTAATCATCCCTTTAGTCGATGCAAGACGAATGGAGGTTTATACTGCTGCTTATGACGGAATTTCGGGCGAAGAACTTACTCAGACTGAAGCTAAAGTTTTAGATGAAAATTCTTTTGAGGAATTAAAAGATAAAAAAGTACTTTTCGTAGGAGACGGAGCATTAAAGGCAAAAGAAATATTACAACTTCCGAATGCAGAGTTTAATACAGAAATATATCCTTCTGCTCAGTATTTAATAAAGAAAACTTTAGAAAAAATAAAGAATAAAGACTTTGAAGATATTGCTTACTTCGAGCCTTTTTATCTGAAAGATTTTCACGGAGTAAAGAAAAAAGCAAAAAGCGAAGAATAATCTTCGCTTTTTTTTATTGTTTCATGGGCTTGGTTTCAACAGGAGCCTGGATTTGCTGAAGCTTTTGCATCGAGTTATTGCCTTGTTTTTTAGGAATATTACTATTATTCTGAGGAGGAGTATTATTCATTGGCTGACTTGTTGGTTCGCTAGGAATGAAGTTGCTGGTCTGAGACTGAATATTATTGGATTGACCAGGTCCGTTAAAAGGACTATTAGGAGTTTTATTTCCTTTATTATCCGTTGCCTGAAATGCAATGTCGCTTTTCAGATAATTCAGCATTTCTTTAGCTTTAATTCCTTCGGGAGTTTTGGCGTAATTCAAAACGATTTGTTCCAGTTGGAGAATCATTACTTCTTTTCCTCCTGTTTTTCCTGCGTTGAAGGCATTTAAAAGA is drawn from Chryseobacterium muglaense and contains these coding sequences:
- the rnr gene encoding ribonuclease R, producing the protein MAKKKKYISQKNDHKLMEIGRLIMRFMNQNQTKLYNYKQISDGIDHKNPRQREMVIQALHKLLSTQRIKETEKGKFSINLKIEGTLTGTIDFNQSGNAYVTVENLKDDIFIHSKNVKDALQGDKVLIVTYNFKGKKLEGSVLEVLERKRSEFVGTFQLVAHKEFGFVVCDKKTINTDIFIPKGKINGAEDGNKVVVKMTEWKPGDKNPEGEILQVLGNPGDHETEIHSILAEYGLPYEFPEEVERDADKIDRRITDEEAAKRWDMRDVLTFTIDPKDAKDFDDALSMRKLENGNWEVGVHIADVSHYVVPGTILDDEAYERATSVYLVDRVVPMLPEVLSNDVCSLRPNEDKYTFSAVFELNDKAEIQKEWFGRTVIHSDRRFSYEEAQERIETKEGDLQEEINILDDLAKIMRAARIKNGAITFDRSEVRFNLDENNQPIGVYFKISKDSNHLIEEFMLLANKKVSEFVSLKKGSPNGNTFIYRIHDDPDPAKLEALRDFVSTFGYKIDLANTKKVAESLNTLLKDVKGKGEENMIETLAMRSMSKAVYSTEPIGHYGLGFDYYSHFTSPIRRYPDLLAHRLLQHYLDGGKSPDRHELEEKAKHCSAMERLAADAERDSIKFMQVKFMEKHLGETFTGVISGVAEFGFWVQIPENGAEGLIKLRDLMDDSYTYDKATHAVYGSRTGNRYQLGDQLQIKVVKANLIQKQLDFKIVE
- a CDS encoding SUKH-3 domain-containing protein, whose amino-acid sequence is MHSRSSLNKFTQKVQKQFENAGFSESNNLIKQYKEVYRFDEFPSFLKTFLSKCGSIVVLDIKSFESDVINKLTISPEYAFFEYEKYPDEDYDYYEKIIGKKIFPFGSFDPDGYRIACDSEGKIYMLGDYIFRISDNFVQGIEILITYDWSNGFYQLDEDTRNWIKNKRWDD
- a CDS encoding LysE family translocator; translation: MFELILSAIGLGFMLSLVFIGPIFFLLIETSFTRGPKHALALDFGVITADLLCIIAAYYASADIVDLIDKHPGFYRITSILILTYGIIMMVTKTKMHMPGEEKIISQNYFRTFINGFLLNLLNVGVILFWLVTVIGVRNQYPDTETLILYLAIVIATYLLIDFAKIFLSKQFHDRLTQKLANNIRKGVGVVLIIFSFFIFLQSFKMFNQFDKQLEEAEKKGLKYKNSN
- a CDS encoding S66 peptidase family protein — its product is MKIFPKSLKKGDKIAIISPAGSVEPTQLEKGIEMIKSKGFEPVLGENLYTKFSNGYNYAGTEQQRLKDISWALNDSEISAVWASRGGYGCQHLVEDLDLKEFKKKPKWYIGYSDNTVIQSYLYKKGFASIHGQTIKTSSFGVTEESYDLLFDILKGRKPKYSLKSNQFNKKGNVEGELVGGNLALIYALLGTKYSFDFKDKILFIEDIGENFYALDRMMMSLELAGVFTKIKGLIVGGMTNMGDEKDNKQYEESFDVFANQLISERISKYNFPVVFNFPNGHIKDNRPLIIGSQVKVKVNDKVKVEF
- a CDS encoding YraN family protein, encoding MADHNELGKEAENLAAEFLLKNGYKILVRNFRYLKAEIDIIAEKDNLIIITEVKARSTDFFILPQEAVTKGKIKLIVTAANHFMEKFNKDQEVRFDIISVLPDEKGKLIIEHIPDAFEAFDAN
- a CDS encoding SDR family NAD(P)-dependent oxidoreductase encodes the protein MKTILITGATSGIGKSTAELLAKQGNRIIICGRRPEVLESVKAELSELTEVFSLKFDVRNLEEVENTIASLPEEWKNIDVLINNAGNAHGLEPLSAGSTDDWDSMIDGNVKGLLYVSKTLIPMMKERNSGQIINISSVAARQTYANGVVYCATKKAVDVISEGMRIELTEFGIRVTNIQPGAVETDFSLIRFKGDQERAATVYAGYEALKAEDIADAIAYCINAPQHVTVSDMTIYPSAQSEPRTIYRKQ
- a CDS encoding virulence RhuM family protein yields the protein MDEEIQKFLIYNTPNEKVRVDVFLQNETLWLTQKAMAKLFDVAKSTVSEHLTNIFNTEELSRGATVREFRTVQIEGDRNVTRNLEYYNLDAIISVGYRVNSSKATQFRIWATQTLKEFIIKGFVIDDERLKQGQNAFGKDYFKELLQRIRSIRASERRVYQQITDIFAECSIDYDRNSDITKNFYAIVQNKFHFAITGKTAAEIIYQKADSKEENMGLTNWKHSPDGRILKSDVIVAKNYLSEKEIQQLERTVTGYFDYIEGLIERENTFTMESLAKSVNRFLDFNEYKVLEGKGRIAKIEADKKAVSEYETFNKTQKIISDFDKEIKKLSKKDKL
- the tsaB gene encoding tRNA (adenosine(37)-N6)-threonylcarbamoyltransferase complex dimerization subunit type 1 TsaB, with amino-acid sequence MKILYLETSSKNCSVAISDGEKLLCSTEEVSENYKQSESLHIFVEWALEGANLSMKDIEAISLGKGPGSYTGLRIGAASAKGFCYGLKIPLIAVNSMESMIEPFLGQNYELIIPLVDARRMEVYTAAYDGISGEELTQTEAKVLDENSFEELKDKKVLFVGDGALKAKEILQLPNAEFNTEIYPSAQYLIKKTLEKIKNKDFEDIAYFEPFYLKDFHGVKKKAKSEE